A genomic stretch from Coleofasciculus sp. FACHB-1120 includes:
- a CDS encoding PAS domain S-box protein: MLPKNEADLVYAATESSSGKHFHRRFFYKVAGGLGVATILLITIGWISYRSIAQLVQANNSVDDTFTIINQLDDVLSQIKDGETGQRGYLITGDETYLQPYYKATVTVNQQVKFLKNLTKNNLNQQQKIDTLESLIASKFAELKQSIELRKNKGFEAAQQLVKTNEGKAVMDKIRLVINELEDGQKQLLKEQYQQAKNQARDSLITFLSGVFLNFIIVLWVYRLIYGEMSDRYRTENELQKERDYTSFIIQTTPALVVGLKLDGVITFVNPAVEQVTGYSAEDLIGRNWWEIFYADDEYKGVEQLLSTLKQGGVRDYETVLTVQNREKRIINWNVLKRFDRQGRLVDLIQFGNDITERKAAEEIRKGAELLQLILDNIPQYIFWKDRNSVYLGCNKVSCQITGISNPENIIGKTDYDLWSQGLAEKYRKDDRRVMATDTPELHIIERLIQPNNEELWVDINKVPIHDAMGKVIGILSTIEDVTERKQAEKALRQNMEMLDLATDAIIIRDLNDNISYWNQGAERLYGWTKAETLGQYIHSFLQTVFPLPKEEVLEICLREGKWEGELIHTKRDGTQITVASRWTLQLDEMGQVSARLEINNDISDRKQALDALRQSEAKEREKAQELQQTLHELKRTQSQLIQTEKMSGLGQLVAGVAHEINNPVNFIYGNLIHTEQYTQDLLNLMKLYQQYYPNPVPEIQEEVEALDIEFVLEDLPKMVTSMKLGADRIRQIVLSLRTFSRLDEAEMKPVNIHEGIDSTLLILQNRLKAKPDSPGITVIKKYGTLPEVECYAGQLNQVFMNILSNAIDALDGVIANRQKRMISEEKSSDNQFPLPHEPLPTIQICTEVVNANKIVVRITDNGPGIGENIKARLFDPFFTTKPIGQGTGLGLAISYQIVTEKHGGSISCVSAPGQGSEFVVEIPVKQSPRQGN, encoded by the coding sequence ATGCTGCCTAAAAATGAAGCTGATCTAGTGTACGCAGCCACTGAGAGCAGCTCAGGGAAGCACTTCCATCGGAGATTCTTCTACAAAGTTGCGGGAGGGCTAGGAGTAGCAACCATCCTACTGATTACTATTGGTTGGATTTCGTACCGGAGTATCGCCCAACTGGTGCAAGCGAATAACTCAGTGGACGACACCTTTACCATCATTAATCAGCTTGATGATGTGCTTTCCCAAATCAAGGACGGTGAAACAGGGCAGCGAGGCTATCTGATCACTGGAGACGAGACTTATCTACAACCCTACTACAAAGCAACCGTCACCGTTAATCAACAAGTTAAATTTCTTAAAAACCTAACTAAAAATAACCTCAACCAACAGCAGAAGATCGACACCCTAGAGTCTCTGATTGCTAGTAAATTTGCTGAATTGAAGCAGTCAATCGAATTACGAAAAAATAAGGGATTTGAAGCCGCGCAGCAGTTGGTCAAGACGAATGAAGGCAAGGCGGTGATGGATAAGATCCGCCTGGTCATCAATGAGTTGGAAGATGGGCAAAAGCAGCTGTTGAAAGAGCAGTATCAACAAGCGAAAAACCAGGCTCGTGACTCGCTGATTACATTTTTAAGCGGAGTATTCCTAAATTTTATTATTGTTTTGTGGGTTTACAGGCTGATTTATGGGGAGATGAGCGATCGCTATCGCACAGAGAATGAACTTCAGAAAGAACGCGACTATACATCTTTTATTATTCAGACTACACCAGCACTGGTCGTCGGGCTAAAGCTGGATGGGGTGATTACATTTGTCAATCCTGCTGTTGAACAGGTGACTGGCTACAGTGCCGAAGACTTAATTGGACGGAACTGGTGGGAAATCTTTTATGCTGACGACGAGTACAAAGGCGTCGAGCAGTTATTATCCACCCTGAAACAGGGTGGTGTGCGCGACTATGAAACAGTTTTGACCGTTCAGAATCGAGAAAAACGGATTATTAATTGGAATGTTTTGAAGCGGTTTGACCGGCAAGGCAGATTGGTTGATTTAATTCAATTTGGCAATGATATCACCGAGCGTAAAGCCGCTGAGGAAATTCGCAAGGGTGCAGAGCTACTGCAACTGATTTTGGATAATATTCCCCAATATATCTTCTGGAAGGATAGAAACTCTGTCTACTTAGGCTGTAATAAGGTTTCGTGTCAAATCACTGGAATTAGCAATCCAGAGAACATTATTGGCAAGACAGACTATGACTTGTGGTCGCAAGGATTGGCAGAAAAATACCGAAAAGACGACCGCCGCGTGATGGCAACGGATACGCCGGAACTGCATATTATCGAACGATTGATTCAACCAAACAATGAAGAACTCTGGGTAGACATTAACAAAGTTCCCATTCACGATGCAATGGGGAAAGTAATCGGTATCCTCAGCACGATTGAAGATGTCACAGAACGCAAGCAGGCGGAGAAAGCCTTGCGGCAAAATATGGAGATGCTTGACTTAGCCACTGATGCGATTATCATTCGAGATTTGAATGACAACATTAGCTATTGGAATCAGGGCGCTGAACGGCTATACGGTTGGACAAAAGCAGAAACGCTAGGTCAGTACATCCATAGCTTCTTGCAAACTGTCTTTCCCCTACCAAAAGAGGAAGTTCTAGAGATATGTTTGCGTGAAGGGAAGTGGGAGGGCGAATTGATCCACACCAAGCGTGATGGGACTCAAATCACCGTAGCCAGCCGATGGACGCTGCAATTAGATGAAATGGGTCAGGTGTCCGCCAGACTAGAAATTAACAATGATATTAGCGATCGCAAGCAAGCTCTTGATGCCTTGCGCCAGTCAGAAGCCAAAGAACGAGAAAAAGCCCAAGAGTTGCAGCAAACTTTGCACGAACTTAAGAGAACCCAATCCCAATTAATTCAAACTGAAAAAATGTCCGGTTTGGGTCAACTGGTGGCTGGGGTAGCTCATGAAATTAACAACCCCGTTAACTTTATCTACGGCAATCTCATCCACACCGAGCAATATACGCAAGACCTACTCAATCTCATGAAACTCTACCAGCAGTACTATCCCAATCCCGTGCCAGAGATTCAAGAGGAAGTTGAGGCTTTAGACATTGAGTTTGTCCTGGAAGACCTACCCAAAATGGTCACTTCAATGAAGTTAGGTGCTGACCGCATCCGCCAGATTGTCCTGTCTCTGCGAACCTTTTCCCGCCTGGATGAAGCAGAAATGAAGCCGGTTAATATCCACGAGGGTATTGATAGTACGTTGCTAATCTTGCAGAATCGGCTGAAAGCTAAACCAGATTCTCCAGGGATTACAGTCATTAAGAAATATGGCACGCTTCCAGAAGTAGAGTGTTATGCGGGACAACTGAATCAGGTATTTATGAATATCTTGAGCAATGCCATAGATGCTCTGGATGGGGTAATTGCTAATCGTCAAAAGCGAATGATTTCTGAGGAAAAAAGTTCTGATAATCAATTTCCTCTTCCTCATGAGCCATTACCGACAATCCAAATTTGCACTGAGGTTGTGAACGCAAACAAAATTGTTGTGCGAATTACAGATAACGGCCCTGGCATCGGTGAAAATATCAAGGCGCGATTGTTTGACCCATTTTTCACAACTAAGCCAATCGGTCAAGGCACTGGGCTAGGATTGGCAATCAGCTATCAGATTGTCACAGAAAAACATGGAGGGTCGATTAGTTGCGTATCGGCACCAGGACAGGGAAGCGAGTTCGTTGTGGAGATTCCAGTGAAACAAAGTCCAAGGCAAGGTAATTGA
- a CDS encoding DUF4149 domain-containing protein encodes MTAFSSAGLKQPAWQTTVTFTLAFWLSGSLLLDWVIMPSLFATGMMTQPGFATAGYSIFWIFNRIELLCAALVLTGLLVLHRTHTGSNLGGRKVIFLSLFLLTIAIIDTYFLTPHMSALGLQLNLFEPVAEIPAGMNQMHGGYWTLEALKLIASGTLLGLCYRDRA; translated from the coding sequence ATGACCGCTTTTTCTAGCGCTGGATTAAAGCAACCAGCATGGCAAACAACCGTCACTTTTACGTTGGCTTTCTGGCTTAGTGGAAGCTTGCTTTTGGACTGGGTAATTATGCCCAGTTTGTTTGCAACAGGGATGATGACTCAACCTGGATTTGCAACAGCTGGTTATTCAATTTTCTGGATTTTTAATCGGATTGAATTATTATGTGCAGCCTTAGTATTAACGGGGCTGTTGGTTCTTCACCGCACTCATACAGGCTCTAATCTGGGAGGGCGCAAAGTAATTTTCTTATCCCTGTTCCTGCTGACAATTGCCATTATTGATACCTATTTCTTAACCCCACACATGAGCGCACTGGGGTTACAGCTCAATCTTTTTGAACCCGTTGCTGAGATTCCTGCCGGGATGAATCAAATGCACGGGGGCTACTGGACATTAGAAGCGTTGAAGTTGATTGCTAGCGGAACACTGTTGGGTTTGTGCTATCGCGATCGCGCTTAA
- a CDS encoding J domain-containing protein — translation MQNFRDYYQMLGVARDASGDEIKKVYRRLARQYHPDLNPGDKAAEEKFKDIGEAYEVLSDASKRSQYDQFSRFWNRSGFKGAKGTKGTKAWGTRTNGRNGTQELKYDDYPDFNSFVDTLLGRRETRVATQAPSPSNRVAASDTFRPGNTKTSYTVNSRPSRRDVEARLTMPLEKAYQGGRERIRLEDGRSLEVDMPPGMVNEQRIRLKGQGIEGGDLYLKITVSPHPFFQVEGSDIFCQLPVTPSEAVLGGAVEVPTLDGLVKMTLPSGVGHGKRLRLAGKGYPTGRGDARGDQLVEIQVLVPKTVTSEERELYEKLRQIETFKPRLDLPVQR, via the coding sequence ATGCAAAATTTTCGGGACTACTACCAGATGCTGGGCGTTGCTCGTGATGCCTCCGGCGACGAAATTAAGAAAGTTTATCGGCGGCTAGCTCGGCAGTATCACCCCGACCTAAATCCTGGCGACAAAGCAGCAGAAGAAAAGTTCAAGGATATCGGTGAGGCCTACGAAGTTCTTTCTGATGCGAGTAAGCGATCGCAATACGATCAGTTCAGCCGGTTCTGGAACCGGAGTGGATTCAAGGGCGCAAAAGGGACGAAGGGGACTAAAGCCTGGGGGACTCGCACCAACGGTCGCAATGGCACACAGGAATTAAAATACGACGATTACCCGGACTTTAACAGCTTTGTCGATACTCTGTTAGGGCGTCGGGAAACCCGTGTAGCTACCCAGGCACCCAGCCCCAGCAACCGAGTTGCCGCATCCGATACCTTCCGCCCTGGTAACACAAAAACATCCTACACCGTGAATTCGCGCCCCAGCCGCCGCGATGTCGAAGCCAGACTGACAATGCCCCTCGAAAAAGCTTATCAGGGAGGGCGCGAACGGATTCGCCTGGAAGATGGGCGATCGCTCGAAGTGGATATGCCGCCCGGAATGGTCAACGAGCAACGCATCCGGTTGAAGGGTCAGGGCATTGAAGGCGGCGACTTATACCTGAAAATTACCGTATCGCCCCACCCTTTCTTTCAAGTAGAAGGCTCAGATATTTTCTGCCAATTGCCAGTCACTCCCAGCGAGGCAGTGTTGGGGGGAGCCGTGGAAGTGCCAACCTTGGATGGTTTGGTGAAAATGACGCTTCCCAGCGGTGTCGGACACGGGAAGCGTCTCCGCCTTGCCGGGAAAGGCTACCCAACAGGTAGAGGGGACGCACGCGGCGATCAGTTAGTCGAAATTCAGGTTCTAGTTCCCAAAACAGTCACTTCCGAAGAACGGGAACTCTACGAAAAGCTGCGGCAAATCGAAACCTTTAAGCCCCGTCTTGATTTGCCAGTTCAACGATAA
- the dnaK gene encoding molecular chaperone DnaK — MGKVVGIDLGTTNSVVAVMEGGKPVVIANAEGMRTTPSVVGFSKDGERLVGQMARRQAVLNPQNTFYAVKRYIGRKYAELSPTSKQVPYTIRRDDEGNIKVKCPRLKREFTPEEISSMVLKKLADEASRYLGQPVTGAVITVPAYFNDSQRQATRDAGRIAGLEVLRILNEPTAASLAYGLDRQDTQTILVFDLGGGTFDVSILEVGDGVFEVKATSGDTQLGGNDFDRKIVDWLAEEFMEKEGVDLRRDRQALQRLTEAAEKAKIELSGVTVTDINLPFLTATEEGPVHLETRLTRAQFEGLCGDLVSRLKVPVKRALVDSGLNPSKIDEVVLVGGSTRIPLVKQLVRSLIDREPNENVNPDEVVAVGAAIQAGILAGEVKDVLLLDVTPLSLGLETIGGVMKKLIPRNTTIPVRRSDIFSTAENNQTLVEVHVLQGEREMAADNKSLGRFKLTGIPPAPRGVPQVQVSFDIDANGILQVTALDRTTGREQSITVQGASTLSESEVNRMIQEAEQYASTDRERRERVEKRNRAEALAFSAERQLKEVALTFGMQFAAGQRRRIENMVQELRQSIARDDDRAVDRAQSDLQDALYELNREVRMESMEDEDDFFGSIRRTFSGEGDSLFGNSAQDRYENNRYQDRSEGSRYQDRSEGSRYQDRYENNRYQDRSEGSRYQDRSEGSRYQDRSEGSRYQDRYDDDRRNSGTGSQRYSRDSDIAPRRTSRTVQPEDDWDDDDDWL; from the coding sequence ATGGGCAAGGTAGTCGGCATTGACCTCGGAACAACCAACTCAGTCGTAGCTGTCATGGAAGGCGGCAAGCCCGTTGTCATTGCCAATGCGGAAGGCATGAGGACTACTCCCTCCGTGGTAGGCTTCAGCAAAGACGGGGAACGCCTAGTTGGACAAATGGCGCGGCGGCAAGCCGTTCTAAACCCACAAAATACGTTTTATGCGGTAAAACGGTACATCGGACGCAAGTATGCTGAACTCAGCCCCACCTCGAAGCAAGTTCCCTACACGATTCGGCGGGATGACGAGGGCAATATTAAAGTCAAGTGCCCCAGACTAAAGCGGGAATTTACTCCAGAAGAAATCTCGTCGATGGTGCTGAAAAAGTTGGCAGATGAGGCGAGTCGTTATCTGGGACAGCCAGTGACGGGCGCAGTGATTACAGTTCCCGCTTATTTCAATGATTCCCAGCGGCAAGCGACGCGAGATGCTGGGCGGATTGCGGGGTTAGAGGTATTGCGGATTCTCAATGAGCCAACGGCTGCATCGTTGGCTTATGGTTTGGATCGCCAGGATACTCAGACAATTCTGGTATTTGACTTGGGCGGCGGTACATTTGATGTTTCCATCCTGGAAGTGGGGGATGGAGTGTTTGAGGTGAAAGCCACCAGTGGTGACACGCAATTAGGCGGTAACGATTTTGACCGGAAAATTGTGGATTGGCTGGCAGAAGAGTTTATGGAAAAAGAAGGGGTGGATCTCAGACGCGATCGCCAAGCCTTACAACGCCTCACGGAAGCCGCCGAAAAAGCCAAAATTGAGCTATCTGGCGTCACAGTCACGGATATTAACTTACCTTTTCTCACTGCCACGGAAGAAGGCCCCGTCCACTTAGAAACCAGGCTAACGAGGGCGCAATTTGAAGGATTGTGTGGGGATTTGGTGAGCCGATTGAAGGTACCCGTCAAACGCGCTTTAGTAGATTCTGGTCTTAACCCCTCCAAGATTGACGAAGTGGTGTTAGTGGGCGGTTCGACTCGCATTCCCTTGGTGAAACAGCTAGTTCGCAGCTTAATTGACAGGGAACCGAACGAGAACGTTAACCCAGATGAAGTGGTGGCAGTGGGTGCCGCAATTCAAGCGGGAATCCTCGCCGGTGAGGTCAAAGACGTGCTGTTGTTGGATGTCACGCCTTTGTCCCTAGGACTGGAAACAATAGGCGGCGTGATGAAAAAACTCATCCCTCGCAACACGACGATACCCGTGCGGCGATCGGATATCTTCTCGACCGCTGAAAATAACCAAACTTTAGTGGAAGTTCACGTACTCCAAGGGGAACGGGAAATGGCGGCTGATAACAAGTCGCTAGGGCGGTTTAAGCTCACTGGCATTCCCCCAGCACCGCGAGGAGTGCCCCAAGTTCAGGTATCTTTTGATATTGATGCCAACGGCATTTTACAGGTGACGGCGTTAGACCGAACGACAGGGCGAGAGCAGAGCATCACCGTTCAAGGGGCTTCCACTTTAAGCGAATCGGAAGTTAACCGGATGATTCAGGAAGCCGAGCAATACGCCTCAACAGATCGGGAACGGCGCGAACGGGTAGAGAAGCGCAACCGCGCCGAAGCACTGGCTTTCAGTGCGGAACGGCAACTGAAAGAGGTGGCGCTGACCTTTGGAATGCAGTTTGCTGCTGGTCAGCGACGTCGCATTGAGAACATGGTGCAGGAACTGCGTCAGAGTATTGCCCGCGATGACGATCGGGCTGTAGATCGGGCACAAAGCGATCTCCAGGATGCTCTCTATGAGCTGAACCGAGAGGTGCGGATGGAATCAATGGAGGACGAGGACGACTTTTTCGGATCGATCCGTCGCACGTTTTCTGGCGAAGGCGATTCCTTGTTTGGCAACTCGGCACAAGATCGCTATGAGAATAACCGCTATCAAGATCGCTCGGAGGGTAGCCGTTATCAAGATCGCTCGGAGGGTAGCCGTTATCAAGATCGCTATGAGAATAACCGCTATCAAGATCGCTCGGAGGGTAGCCGTTATCAAGATCGCTCAGAAGGTAGCCGTTATCAAGATCGCTCAGAAGGTAGCCGTTATCAAGATCGCTATGACGATGACCGTCGCAATAGCGGTACAGGCAGTCAGCGGTATAGTCGGGATAGCGACATCGCTCCCCGCCGGACTTCGAGAACCGTTCAACCTGAGGATGATTGGGATGATGATGATGATTGGCTGTAA
- the pds gene encoding 15-cis-phytoene desaturase, which produces MRVAIAGAGLAGLSCAKYLTDAGHTPIVLERQDVLGGKVAAWKDEDGDWYETGLHIFFGAYPNMLQLFKELGIEDRLQWKEHTMIFNQPDAPGTYSRFDFPDIPAPFNGVTAILGNNDMLTWPEKIRFGIGLIPAMVQGQKYVEEMDKYSWSEWMKKQNIPPRVEKEVFIAMSKALNFINPDEISATILLTALNRFLQEKNGSKMAFLDGSPTERLCQPMVDYITERGGEVRLKTPIKEFLLNADGTVRGFLIRGLNGAADETITADAYVSAMPVDPLKVMLPQPWRQMEYFQKLDGLEGVPVINVHLWFDRKLTQIDHLLFSRSPLLSVYADMSNTCREYANPNRSMLELVLAPAKDWIGKSDAEIVDATVAELEKLFPDHFGGEDPAKLLKYHVVKTPRSVYKATPGRQQYRPSQASPIANFYLTGDYTMQRYLASMEGAVLSGKLTAQAILSSQSSAITDQSSTVIDQPLVVSG; this is translated from the coding sequence ATGCGAGTTGCGATCGCTGGGGCGGGGTTAGCAGGACTTTCCTGCGCCAAATATTTGACAGATGCCGGTCACACTCCCATCGTTCTAGAACGTCAGGACGTTCTAGGCGGTAAGGTGGCAGCATGGAAAGACGAAGACGGCGACTGGTACGAAACCGGACTGCACATCTTTTTTGGGGCTTATCCCAATATGTTGCAGCTATTCAAGGAACTCGGCATTGAAGATCGGTTGCAGTGGAAAGAACACACGATGATCTTCAACCAACCCGATGCCCCCGGTACTTATTCTCGCTTTGACTTTCCGGACATTCCGGCACCATTTAATGGCGTCACAGCGATTCTGGGCAACAACGATATGTTGACTTGGCCTGAAAAAATTCGTTTCGGGATTGGTTTAATTCCGGCGATGGTTCAGGGGCAAAAATACGTTGAGGAGATGGATAAATACTCGTGGTCGGAATGGATGAAAAAGCAAAACATCCCCCCACGGGTAGAAAAAGAAGTTTTCATTGCCATGTCCAAGGCACTGAACTTCATTAACCCGGATGAAATTTCTGCCACGATATTGCTGACTGCTCTCAATCGGTTCCTTCAAGAAAAAAATGGCTCAAAAATGGCATTCTTGGATGGTTCTCCGACTGAGCGGTTGTGTCAGCCAATGGTAGATTACATCACCGAGCGTGGTGGGGAAGTGCGGTTGAAGACACCCATTAAGGAATTTTTGCTCAACGCCGATGGAACGGTGCGGGGATTCCTGATTCGCGGGTTGAATGGTGCTGCGGATGAAACAATCACGGCGGATGCATATGTTTCGGCGATGCCCGTTGACCCCCTGAAGGTGATGTTGCCCCAACCTTGGCGTCAGATGGAGTATTTCCAAAAGCTAGACGGCTTAGAGGGTGTCCCGGTCATTAACGTGCATCTGTGGTTTGACCGAAAATTAACTCAGATTGACCATCTGCTGTTTTCGCGATCGCCCTTGCTTAGTGTCTACGCGGACATGAGCAACACCTGTCGCGAATATGCGAACCCGAATCGCTCAATGTTGGAACTGGTGCTAGCACCAGCAAAAGATTGGATTGGCAAATCGGATGCCGAAATTGTAGACGCCACCGTCGCCGAATTAGAAAAACTTTTCCCCGATCATTTTGGCGGAGAAGATCCTGCCAAGTTGCTGAAATATCACGTTGTCAAAACCCCTCGTTCAGTCTACAAGGCAACTCCAGGGCGTCAGCAATACCGTCCTTCGCAGGCATCACCGATTGCGAATTTCTATTTAACGGGTGATTACACCATGCAGCGTTACCTAGCGAGTATGGAAGGTGCCGTACTTTCTGGTAAGCTGACAGCGCAGGCAATTTTGAGCAGTCAGTCGTCAGCAATCACCGATCAATCGTCAACGGTCATCGATCAGCCGTTAGTCGTTAGTGGGTAA
- the crtB gene encoding 15-cis-phytoene synthase CrtB: MLQLSNFPRMRTLASIEDAYQLCRQITAKYAKTFYLGTLLMPAAKRRAIWAIYAWCRRTDELVDGASAAITTPETLDRWEKQLESVFAGEPLDDPDVALVDTLERFPMEIEPFRDMIAGQRMDLYRSRYETFEELNLYCYRVAGTVGLMSTAVMGVDTEPYTAPWKRHQEIYVPTQEAIALGIANQLTNILRDVGEDARRGRIYLPLEELALFNYTEQDLMNGVVDERWRELMRFQIQRARKFYVEAEQGIGALSPDARWPVAAALILYSQILDRIERNQYDVFSTRAYVPTSRKLLSLPAAWLRAQVL, from the coding sequence ATGCTGCAACTGTCTAATTTCCCGCGCATGAGAACGCTGGCTTCAATAGAGGACGCTTACCAACTCTGTCGCCAGATTACGGCTAAGTACGCAAAGACGTTTTATCTGGGTACGCTGCTGATGCCAGCAGCCAAGCGTCGTGCCATCTGGGCAATTTATGCTTGGTGTCGTCGCACCGATGAACTGGTGGACGGTGCCTCAGCCGCGATTACGACTCCTGAAACTTTGGATCGTTGGGAAAAACAGCTAGAATCTGTTTTTGCTGGCGAACCTCTAGACGATCCGGATGTGGCTTTGGTTGATACGCTGGAACGCTTCCCGATGGAGATTGAGCCATTTCGGGATATGATTGCGGGTCAGCGAATGGATCTCTACCGCAGCCGATACGAAACGTTTGAGGAACTCAATCTTTACTGCTATCGGGTTGCCGGTACGGTGGGGTTGATGTCTACTGCGGTGATGGGCGTCGATACGGAACCGTATACAGCACCTTGGAAGCGCCATCAAGAGATTTATGTTCCGACCCAAGAAGCGATCGCGCTTGGCATTGCCAACCAACTCACCAATATTCTGCGAGATGTCGGAGAAGACGCCCGTCGGGGTCGCATTTACTTGCCTCTCGAAGAATTAGCGTTATTTAACTACACCGAACAGGATCTAATGAATGGCGTAGTCGATGAGCGATGGCGCGAATTGATGCGTTTCCAAATTCAACGGGCACGTAAATTCTACGTTGAAGCCGAACAGGGGATTGGTGCCCTTAGCCCCGACGCTCGTTGGCCGGTTGCGGCGGCTTTAATCCTCTATAGCCAAATTCTCGATCGGATTGAACGCAATCAGTACGATGTATTTAGCACTAGAGCTTACGTTCCGACTTCCCGGAAGCTGCTGAGTTTACCAGCGGCTTGGTTGAGGGCGCAGGTTCTATAA
- a CDS encoding DUF952 domain-containing protein, producing MSIILHITKREQWEEAKSTKKYCGDTLESEGFIHCSTPAQVIKVANRFFPSQTGLVLLCLESEAVEAEIRYEGFDEGECFPHIYGALNINAVLQVLDFPPGEDGCFELPPEIADGADKA from the coding sequence ATGAGTATTATTTTGCACATCACGAAGCGCGAACAGTGGGAAGAAGCAAAATCAACTAAAAAATATTGCGGCGATACCTTGGAGTCGGAGGGTTTTATCCACTGCTCAACTCCAGCGCAAGTTATCAAAGTCGCGAATCGCTTTTTTCCTTCCCAAACGGGCTTAGTCCTCCTGTGCCTTGAATCGGAAGCAGTTGAGGCAGAAATCCGATATGAGGGATTCGACGAAGGAGAATGTTTTCCTCATATCTATGGGGCGTTAAATATCAATGCTGTGCTGCAAGTGCTAGACTTCCCGCCGGGGGAAGATGGCTGCTTTGAATTACCGCCAGAGATTGCTGATGGTGCTGACAAGGCTTGA
- a CDS encoding PhzF family phenazine biosynthesis protein: protein MKPLNFYIVDVFAVGKYTGNQLAVFTDVGDITDAQMQRIAKETNYSETTFVTSLVVRDGGYDVRIFTPEQELPFAGHPTLGTAYILQNEIIKQPVENLILNLKVGQIPVSLHYAEQAVEWLWMQQKPPIFTQTFEREALAQVLNLEPSEIDSRFPIQEVSTGVPFIIVPLKTHQSLKRIKINKDKYFDLVRDTQGKCILVFCPETHKSENDLSVRVFAEYAGISEDPATGSANGCLAGYLVQHSYFGAETIDLKVEQGYEIGRPSLLLLKAQKNAESIEVAVGGKVILVAKGEFV, encoded by the coding sequence ATGAAGCCCCTCAACTTTTACATTGTTGATGTTTTTGCCGTAGGAAAATACACGGGTAATCAGCTAGCCGTCTTTACGGATGTCGGTGATATTACTGATGCTCAGATGCAAAGAATTGCTAAAGAAACGAACTATTCAGAAACCACTTTTGTAACCTCTCTTGTGGTTCGAGATGGGGGTTATGATGTGCGAATTTTCACGCCGGAGCAAGAATTACCATTCGCGGGTCATCCTACTTTAGGAACTGCCTATATTTTGCAAAACGAAATTATTAAGCAGCCGGTTGAAAACTTAATTTTAAATCTGAAGGTTGGGCAAATCCCCGTATCGCTGCATTATGCAGAGCAAGCAGTAGAATGGTTGTGGATGCAGCAAAAACCACCTATTTTTACCCAAACCTTCGAGAGAGAGGCACTCGCCCAAGTTTTGAATTTAGAACCCAGCGAGATAGATTCTCGATTCCCAATTCAAGAAGTTTCTACGGGAGTTCCCTTTATTATCGTTCCCTTAAAAACGCACCAATCTTTAAAGCGAATCAAGATAAATAAGGATAAATATTTTGATTTGGTTCGTGATACTCAAGGTAAATGTATATTAGTTTTCTGCCCTGAAACTCATAAGTCAGAGAATGACTTAAGCGTGCGCGTGTTTGCCGAGTATGCCGGAATTTCCGAAGATCCTGCTACAGGAAGTGCGAATGGTTGTTTAGCGGGTTATTTGGTTCAGCATTCCTATTTTGGAGCAGAGACGATTGATCTCAAAGTTGAGCAAGGATATGAAATTGGCAGACCTTCTTTGTTATTGTTAAAAGCTCAAAAAAATGCTGAGTCTATTGAAGTAGCGGTGGGTGGTAAGGTGATTTTAGTTGCCAAAGGGGAATTCGTCTAA